AACTTAACCCACATGTTTAAAATACTTGTTTTGACAAGCTTATATTTGTAGGTATTTGGTATTACATTTGCAtctaattttgtaatataaatagaaaaatgtaaatattcaTCTGTAAGTGTTCTTTAACTTTTGGCTTAATCACCTTAGATTTGTTAACTAGTATTTACTATTCTCTCACGATCCCAAATATCCCCCAGCCTAAGCATGAACCACGACGATGACGACAAGTGCGTGCCCTATGTCACGcggcacaacaacaacaagcagcTGCACATCATGTCCAGCGTGATGGGCATCCACATGCACCCGTGGTCATGGTCGAAGTGCTCCCGCCACTTTGTGTCCGAGTTTCTCGAGTAAGTCCGCCTTGCATTGCTCTCCAATTGGGTCCCGTGACGAGTCTCTTTCCACAGGAAAACCGAAAAGTCCTGCCTGGAGACCTCCGTGGGCGAGCACATACCCTATGGAACCAAGAGGCTGCCCGGGGAGATCTACTCGCTGGACAACCAGTGCCAGCTGAGCTTTGGCAACGACTTCGGCTATTGCCCCACGGACGAGGAGTGCCGGCGCCTGTGGTGCAAGCGGGCATCGGGCGGCCCCAACGAACAGTGCCGCTCCAGCAACTTGCCCTGGGCGGATGGCACGCCCTGCGGCAACAGCGGCCACTGGTGCCAGAAGGGCAGGTGCGTCTCGAACAAGCACGGCTACGGGCGCAAGGTGAACGGCGGCTGGGGCCCGTGGACGCCCTACACGCCCTGCAGCCTCACCTGCGGCGGCGGGGTGCAGGAGTCGCGGCGGGAGTGCAACCACCCGGTGCCGGAGCACGACGGCAAGTACTGCACCGGCAGCCGGAAGAAGTACCGCTCCTGCAACACCCACCAGTGTCCGGAGGGCAGCATGGACTCGCGCGAGCAGCAGTGCTACGACATGAACGGACGCGACATGAACATTCCGGGCGTCAACCCGGCCACCAAGTGGGTGCCCAAATACCAAAGTGAGTGTGGGTCAATAAGTGTCACCAGGTGTCAGTGGTAATGGTAATCCAATGCCTACTTTCTCGTTCATCAGAGGACGCCTGCAAGCTCTTCTGCCGCATCGACAAGAAGGTCACCTACTTCATGCTCAAGAGCAAGGTCACCGACGGCACCTCCTGCGCGGTGGACAGCTTCGACAAGTGCGTCAATGGCATCTGCCGGCCGGCGGGATGCGACAACGAGCTCAACTCGATTGCCAAACTGGGTAAAGAGCCCGATTTCTAACCCCAAGCCCCTGAGTCACTGCCAATAGCAATGATTATTAATCGATTTCCGCTTTTTGCAGACAAGTGCGGCGTGTGCGAGGGCCGCAACGATACATGCCATGAAATTACCGGAAATCTGCTCGTCTCCCATCTCCGGGGCCTGAATGACGGGAATGATCCGAACAAGACAACCTACTATGTGACGACCATACCAAAAGGTGTGTACTCCCCCTTGTTCCCAAGTATTTGCGCAAATacatttctttaattaattgttgGCTAATAATTTCCTCAATGAATGCTAATGGTATCTGTTTGTGCCCCTTTGGGGCTTAATGGGCAAGTCGCTTACCTACGTGTGCTTGGTGTGGTGTGGGCCCACCATGTTTGTGGCCGGAACGGAGCTCGTGACTTGGGAACGGGGTGGTGGTGATAGAGCGGGATCAGCAGGTACCGGCGCCAGGTGAACGCACTGCACCGAATCACATACGCCGAGATTGCACTTTTCCGATGCCACGGCTATCAGCCGACATACGCGGGTCGCTTCGATGCGAAATTGGCCATTAACAATATTCCAATCAAAGTTCCTTATCTGCCTCTGGCGCCACCGTTAATCTTGTAAATTGCAGCCCTTGTGTAAAGACACTCGCGATCAACTGCATCATCAGTGATTTCAGATTTGCCTTAATAACCTTTTCCTTTATCACTTGGTCATTGCGATTTCTTATCTGCTGTCCTGGCaatattattaattcattGCATTTTCAATGCACTTCTTACAATAACATTTTTGACCAGTCACGCTGTGGATGACTTCactataaaatgtttatatagtATAAATGCATGCATGCACGTTGCCAGAGGAAAAGAGGCAATGAGCTCCTAAAATATCACAAGTttccctttcaaaattttgtttgtattctGTGAGAGTGCGATCAATAAGATTTCGGAGTGGCCAGATTAATATCAAGATTCTATCGATATATTTAtgcacattttaaatttaaatgtgtcTGATTTCATTGGCAAATTTGATTGCCTTTTAGTCacttaaattttctttgaaacaTCGAAATTTCTATTATGggcgtatatgcttaaaaacattaaaaaacctCAATTATTCAATCATTCCTATTAGGCGCTGTGTTAATTTCATGAGCTCGAGCTCCAGTCGGCTAACAAAAACTATTAGCAAGTGGAAAGGTAGCtaaaaataaccaaataatttttttatattcattcaAAAGGTTTAACAGCCTTTTTTACTTATGCAAAGTAGACAGAATCTGATTatcgtttttatatatattgttatatAATCTTTAAAGGTTTGGAAGAGttgccaattttaaaaactgatGTCTAATACCTTAAATGTCAAAAATGCAGACTAATGgataacaatttgtttttttctaataAGGTATTAACGTTTTGTGTATTTAATTGCAGGTGCCTCCAACATAATGATTACGCAGCCTGGCTATCCCGAGCAAAACTTCATTGTGCTGAGCGATGACAGGCAGAAAAACCTGCTCAATGGTGAGATGGTGAAGACATATCCCTTGAATTTTGTCTATGCAGGCGTAACGATGCAGTACAGCGGCTCCAGCAGTCCGGTGGAGCAGGTGAACACAACCTACTCCTGGAAGCTGTCGCGTGATCTAATAGTTCAGGTAGTCCCTTAAAGTGAGCCTGGACATGGACAATTGATGTCATAGGTATTCTTTGGCAGATCATCTCCCTAGACGTGAGTTCCGCTGTGCGACAAGATGCCGTACTGATGTCCTACTCCTACACCATCGACAAGCCACCGAGCCTGGAGGCAGAGGTGGAGATCTACCGCTGGGAAATGCAGGCGCCCAGCAACTGCGATTCGCTTTGCGAGGGCAGGAGCCATCGGCAGCCGGCCTGCATCAGCACCACCCAGGGTCTGAAGGTGGCTCCTCAGTTCTGCGACAAGTCCGCTATGCCCAAGGTCGAGGATCGAGCCTGCAATACGGAGTGCCGCCTCAAGTAAGTATCATTGAGTTTATGTTCAGAAAATGGTATACCAATTGTTCTATTAGTCTCACTGTCACGAGCATTTCGGAGTGCTCCGCCGCCTGTGGAGAATTGGGGACCCGCGAGAAGACCTTCAACTGCATTCAGACATTCCCGAATATGCAGCGTTCGAATATTGTGGACATGTCCTATTGCAAGCTGAAGTTTGACGTGGCTCACCATGAGGAGTGTCGGGAGGGCTGCTGGATGCTATCGGAGTGGTCATCGGTAGGTTGAGATCTTCCAGTCACCAGGGCAACAATCTTAAATGCTTCCATCCATTGCAGTGCTCCAAGTCTTGTGGCACTGGGTCCCGGCAACGTGAGGCCCACTGCTATCTGCACAATTCGCGAGTCAGCGACGATCTTTGTAACCCCCGGACCAAGCCTCAATTGAGTTCTCTCATCGATTTCTGCAACACCAAGCCCTGCCCCACGTACACCGAATCTCCTGTAAGTCACTTTGACTATCCATAGACCATTTACTTTACTATATTTCTATACCTTTTACCTGCAAACTTTAGAACGCCGTAGCACTTAGTAGCTGGGTGACTGGAGAGTGGGGCGAGTGCAATGAGTGGTGCGAGAAGAGTCGCTCCGTGAGCTGTGCCAATCCCTACGGAACCGGTTGCGAAAGCAGGAAGCCCAAGGACGTGCGCAAGTGCTGCCACATCAAGTACACTAGCGAATGGACCCAGGTAAGCCCTAAATACATCCAAAAGGAAATGAGATATTTGACTTATTGTTAACAACAGTGTTCGGTGCAATGTGGCGAGGGCCAGAAGTGGAAAAAGCAGCGCTGCACGCGAGTCTACAAGCCTGAAGTTCCGGGTACGCCCAAGCGTCGGGTGTACATCGATGAGTCCTACTGCGTGAGCCGCAACATACGGCGGCCCAAGCTGCGCACCACCACGAAGACCTGCCGTATAAACTGCAAGTGGAACGCCTCGGACTGGTCGCGGTGTCCTGCCGACTGCTCGGAGGACTACCAGACGCGCTACGTGCGCTGCGAGTCCTGGCAGGGCGACAGTGTGGAGGAGGGCCACTGCGATGCCAAGAAGCGCCCTTCGAAACGCCGCATCTGCAGCAACTGCATGCGCCGCCAGTCAAAGGTCATCTCTCAGGTGAGTGGGTCACTAAGACTTTAACTGAACCCAGTAAGGCTATTATaagaaaaaacgaaatatctttaaaattacatgacaatttttatttggaattttctataatttaaatttacctaaaaaaaattaattgccaATATAATTTGTTGTCGACCGaccttaaataatttaaatatgaacaCTTATTTATTATGAAAGGCATTTACTTATGAAGggtaatattttatgtatttataaaaacatagtGATTGTCTATATTTTCTTTGCTTAAATAACCTATTCAAATCCCTATTTCCCAAATTTTCAGTGCAACTGCGATGGGGTAGAGAAGAGGCGGGACATCTGCTACAACTCGCACAAGGGTCGCATTGCGTGCCCAACGCGATCCAAGGTGGAACGGCACCGGTGCACTCCGCCGCCGCAATGTCGGAGGAGGAGCGCCATCGggagcagcatcagcagcaggcccAGTAATACCAACAGtatcaggagcagcagcagcagcatcagcagctcCAACAGCAGGAGTTTGAATGCCATCAGCGGTCTAAGGAGTCAGGGCAGACCCAGGAGTTGTGCGGACCTGCAGAGGATGCACGGCTTCAACCAGGACGGCAACTACCAGCTGGAGGTGCGGTCGCGGATCGTGAGCGTCTACTGCCACCAGATGAACAGGGCGGGACCACGCGAGTACCTGAACGTGGATCCGCAGGAGAACTACTCCATCTACTACGAGTACAGGACGAAGCAGACCAACAGTTGTCCGCCGGAGTCGCGGGACCACGAGTACTACAACGACCAGAACTCCGGCCGGTCGCACTTCAGCAAGCTGCGACTGAACATCACCGATCTGCGGATCCTGGACAACGACTTCGAGTTCGCCGAGACGCGGGGTCAGCCGCAGAAGCTTGGCTCGGCGGGCGACTGCTACAACCGCAATGGTCAGTGTCCGCAGGGCGACTTCTCCATTAACCTTAAAAACACGGACTTCACCATCCGCCCGGGCACCGTGTGGACGAAGCATGGCCGATATTCGGTCATGAAGCGTGTCAGTGAGGTAGGTTTCGTAATTTTGTCAACATAAATATCATTTAATTATGGGTCAACTCAATCTGCATGTTTGATAGTAACAAAAAAGTCCaattacaacttttttaattaataactttggccatatttcaattttatttatttttaaaatagcaaaaGAAAATACTGCACAAACTTACATTCTGTTTTTAACAATGTATAGTATTTCTTTCAAATcaacaatttttctttatcaATCTGCTCCTTTTCCAGTTTGATAACACCTCGGCGATGCGAAGAGGCTTCTGCGGTGGATACTGTGGGGGCTGCTATATAGCGCCTGATTCGGGTCTGTACCTGGACGTATTATGACGGGAGCCACTGACCTTCCCACGGTAATCGGGTCTACGTCCCGGGAAGGACCAAGGGTTAGCCTCAGCATCGTCATGTTCGAGGGTTAACCCAGCCAAGTATTACCAACCAGAATACAGTCCCCGAGGCTCCGACAACTGAGCGCAGCACCAGAACCACTGACGATGGTTAAAAGTATTCTCGAATATTAGTTAGCATATGTATACCTTAGGAATCGTGTCGAAGTAGCCCGAACAAAACCGAAATTTGTgtacatataattttatttcatccGAAATTAGAGCCTAGTTATAATTGCCATGTAATGTATTAAGCATTGTAAATACCAGAGGACTTAAGAGCCTTTAACGTAGCGATTAAGTGTAATTGACCAAAATACAATCCATAAGTCGGACGGTAGCCGTTAGGTAATTA
This genomic window from Drosophila gunungcola strain Sukarami chromosome 3R, Dgunungcola_SK_2, whole genome shotgun sequence contains:
- the LOC128266251 gene encoding A disintegrin and metalloproteinase with thrombospondin motifs 20 isoform X1, with product MSQPEAGPPGTGGHRLLAEQVEHPKSPAHSYASTTLRSTTSGHSIRTNSTTICESPGAGYPFSYSACSSSSSDDDDEGVDALDRCLRGAANDLGDAGLRYSFKGPPPELYSPKKDFISSGPLLDRQLVLKKRCEWWFYSCKCSQKMSTHWRQHACVYACSIAFLLAMLVIFYGVPSAHKATRLELPQSSHSENHTHTHNHSLPHPTVISMPAPPVTLHPRNFDNDTQTEPDEPDGFEDLGEEDHSTFVTPTKVYNYSLSEGDLLYESKRNSDLNSFLKDSSTAFSMTGTYRNRTNEIWDPHPEYNLNVFGRQLHLVLRQDASFVQNHTLQLDQDGEQDQEADSEPEQHHLGCHYTGHVDGDPQSVVAVSLCSGMTGYIKTSFGALLIEPYNRTSNDEVLHRVWRKSQRNARQAVSSLELGLDALVSQVERELRKPEAPKLTRRKRHYTEVDNQLYTVEVLIAVDSSMVRFHGDDLKPYILILLSIVSSIFGDASIGNSIRISLVKLIVLPQTNDQHKSSNDMLRRFCTYINQYGYQRDTAMLITREPICGSVPGKICHMLGLAELGTVCSERSCSIVQDTGLPTAFTMAHELGHILSMNHDDDDKCVPYVTRHNNNKQLHIMSSVMGIHMHPWSWSKCSRHFVSEFLEKTEKSCLETSVGEHIPYGTKRLPGEIYSLDNQCQLSFGNDFGYCPTDEECRRLWCKRASGGPNEQCRSSNLPWADGTPCGNSGHWCQKGRCVSNKHGYGRKVNGGWGPWTPYTPCSLTCGGGVQESRRECNHPVPEHDGKYCTGSRKKYRSCNTHQCPEGSMDSREQQCYDMNGRDMNIPGVNPATKWVPKYQKDACKLFCRIDKKVTYFMLKSKVTDGTSCAVDSFDKCVNGICRPAGCDNELNSIAKLDKCGVCEGRNDTCHEITGNLLVSHLRGLNDGNDPNKTTYYVTTIPKGASNIMITQPGYPEQNFIVLSDDRQKNLLNGEMVKTYPLNFVYAGVTMQYSGSSSPVEQVNTTYSWKLSRDLIVQIISLDVSSAVRQDAVLMSYSYTIDKPPSLEAEVEIYRWEMQAPSNCDSLCEGRSHRQPACISTTQGLKVAPQFCDKSAMPKVEDRACNTECRLNLTVTSISECSAACGELGTREKTFNCIQTFPNMQRSNIVDMSYCKLKFDVAHHEECREGCWMLSEWSSCSKSCGTGSRQREAHCYLHNSRVSDDLCNPRTKPQLSSLIDFCNTKPCPTYTESPNAVALSSWVTGEWGECNEWCEKSRSVSCANPYGTGCESRKPKDVRKCCHIKYTSEWTQCSVQCGEGQKWKKQRCTRVYKPEVPGTPKRRVYIDESYCVSRNIRRPKLRTTTKTCRINCKWNASDWSRCPADCSEDYQTRYVRCESWQGDSVEEGHCDAKKRPSKRRICSNCMRRQSKVISQCNCDGVEKRRDICYNSHKGRIACPTRSKVERHRCTPPPQCRRRSAIGSSISSRPSNTNSIRSSSSSISSSNSRSLNAISGLRSQGRPRSCADLQRMHGFNQDGNYQLEVRSRIVSVYCHQMNRAGPREYLNVDPQENYSIYYEYRTKQTNSCPPESRDHEYYNDQNSGRSHFSKLRLNITDLRILDNDFEFAETRGQPQKLGSAGDCYNRNGQCPQGDFSINLKNTDFTIRPGTVWTKHGRYSVMKRVSEFDNTSAMRRGFCGGYCGGCYIAPDSGLYLDVL
- the LOC128266251 gene encoding A disintegrin and metalloproteinase with thrombospondin motifs 20 isoform X3, whose protein sequence is MSTHWRQHACVYACSIAFLLAMLVIFYGVPSAHKATRLELPQSSHSENHTHTHNHSLPHPTVISMPAPPVTLHPRNFDNDTQTEPDEPDGFEDLGEEDHSTFVTPTKVYNYSLSEGDLLYESKRNSDLNSFLKDSSTAFSMTGTYRNRTNEIWDPHPEYNLNVFGRQLHLVLRQDASFVQNHTLQLDQDGEQDQEADSEPEQHHLGCHYTGHVDGDPQSVVAVSLCSGMTGYIKTSFGALLIEPYNRTSNDEVLHRVWRKSQRNARQAVSSLELGLDALVSQVERELRKPEAPKLTRRKRHYTEVDNQLYTVEVLIAVDSSMVRFHGDDLKPYILILLSIVSSIFGDASIGNSIRISLVKLIVLPQTNDQHKSSNDMLRRFCTYINQYGYQRDTAMLITREPICGSVPGKICHMLGLAELGTVCSERSCSIVQDTGLPTAFTMAHELGHILSMNHDDDDKCVPYVTRHNNNKQLHIMSSVMGIHMHPWSWSKCSRHFVSEFLEKTEKSCLETSVGEHIPYGTKRLPGEIYSLDNQCQLSFGNDFGYCPTDEECRRLWCKRASGGPNEQCRSSNLPWADGTPCGNSGHWCQKGRCVSNKHGYGRKVNGGWGPWTPYTPCSLTCGGGVQESRRECNHPVPEHDGKYCTGSRKKYRSCNTHQCPEGSMDSREQQCYDMNGRDMNIPGVNPATKWVPKYQKDACKLFCRIDKKVTYFMLKSKVTDGTSCAVDSFDKCVNGICRPAGCDNELNSIAKLDKCGVCEGRNDTCHEITGNLLVSHLRGLNDGNDPNKTTYYVTTIPKGASNIMITQPGYPEQNFIVLSDDRQKNLLNGEMVKTYPLNFVYAGVTMQYSGSSSPVEQVNTTYSWKLSRDLIVQIISLDVSSAVRQDAVLMSYSYTIDKPPSLEAEVEIYRWEMQAPSNCDSLCEGRSHRQPACISTTQGLKVAPQFCDKSAMPKVEDRACNTECRLNLTVTSISECSAACGELGTREKTFNCIQTFPNMQRSNIVDMSYCKLKFDVAHHEECREGCWMLSEWSSCSKSCGTGSRQREAHCYLHNSRVSDDLCNPRTKPQLSSLIDFCNTKPCPTYTESPNAVALSSWVTGEWGECNEWCEKSRSVSCANPYGTGCESRKPKDVRKCCHIKYTSEWTQCSVQCGEGQKWKKQRCTRVYKPEVPGTPKRRVYIDESYCVSRNIRRPKLRTTTKTCRINCKWNASDWSRCPADCSEDYQTRYVRCESWQGDSVEEGHCDAKKRPSKRRICSNCMRRQSKVISQCNCDGVEKRRDICYNSHKGRIACPTRSKVERHRCTPPPQCRRRSAIGSSISSRPSNTNSIRSSSSSISSSNSRSLNAISGLRSQGRPRSCADLQRMHGFNQDGNYQLEVRSRIVSVYCHQMNRAGPREYLNVDPQENYSIYYEYRTKQTNSCPPESRDHEYYNDQNSGRSHFSKLRLNITDLRILDNDFEFAETRGQPQKLGSAGDCYNRNGQCPQGDFSINLKNTDFTIRPGTVWTKHGRYSVMKRVSEFDNTSAMRRGFCGGYCGGCYIAPDSGLYLDVL
- the LOC128266251 gene encoding A disintegrin and metalloproteinase with thrombospondin motifs 1 isoform X2 codes for the protein MYRKMLASSGNIHPEKQQKAPPPTAFVALIKLVLKKRCEWWFYSCKCSQKMSTHWRQHACVYACSIAFLLAMLVIFYGVPSAHKATRLELPQSSHSENHTHTHNHSLPHPTVISMPAPPVTLHPRNFDNDTQTEPDEPDGFEDLGEEDHSTFVTPTKVYNYSLSEGDLLYESKRNSDLNSFLKDSSTAFSMTGTYRNRTNEIWDPHPEYNLNVFGRQLHLVLRQDASFVQNHTLQLDQDGEQDQEADSEPEQHHLGCHYTGHVDGDPQSVVAVSLCSGMTGYIKTSFGALLIEPYNRTSNDEVLHRVWRKSQRNARQAVSSLELGLDALVSQVERELRKPEAPKLTRRKRHYTEVDNQLYTVEVLIAVDSSMVRFHGDDLKPYILILLSIVSSIFGDASIGNSIRISLVKLIVLPQTNDQHKSSNDMLRRFCTYINQYGYQRDTAMLITREPICGSVPGKICHMLGLAELGTVCSERSCSIVQDTGLPTAFTMAHELGHILSMNHDDDDKCVPYVTRHNNNKQLHIMSSVMGIHMHPWSWSKCSRHFVSEFLEKTEKSCLETSVGEHIPYGTKRLPGEIYSLDNQCQLSFGNDFGYCPTDEECRRLWCKRASGGPNEQCRSSNLPWADGTPCGNSGHWCQKGRCVSNKHGYGRKVNGGWGPWTPYTPCSLTCGGGVQESRRECNHPVPEHDGKYCTGSRKKYRSCNTHQCPEGSMDSREQQCYDMNGRDMNIPGVNPATKWVPKYQKDACKLFCRIDKKVTYFMLKSKVTDGTSCAVDSFDKCVNGICRPAGCDNELNSIAKLDKCGVCEGRNDTCHEITGNLLVSHLRGLNDGNDPNKTTYYVTTIPKGASNIMITQPGYPEQNFIVLSDDRQKNLLNGEMVKTYPLNFVYAGVTMQYSGSSSPVEQVNTTYSWKLSRDLIVQIISLDVSSAVRQDAVLMSYSYTIDKPPSLEAEVEIYRWEMQAPSNCDSLCEGRSHRQPACISTTQGLKVAPQFCDKSAMPKVEDRACNTECRLNLTVTSISECSAACGELGTREKTFNCIQTFPNMQRSNIVDMSYCKLKFDVAHHEECREGCWMLSEWSSCSKSCGTGSRQREAHCYLHNSRVSDDLCNPRTKPQLSSLIDFCNTKPCPTYTESPNAVALSSWVTGEWGECNEWCEKSRSVSCANPYGTGCESRKPKDVRKCCHIKYTSEWTQCSVQCGEGQKWKKQRCTRVYKPEVPGTPKRRVYIDESYCVSRNIRRPKLRTTTKTCRINCKWNASDWSRCPADCSEDYQTRYVRCESWQGDSVEEGHCDAKKRPSKRRICSNCMRRQSKVISQCNCDGVEKRRDICYNSHKGRIACPTRSKVERHRCTPPPQCRRRSAIGSSISSRPSNTNSIRSSSSSISSSNSRSLNAISGLRSQGRPRSCADLQRMHGFNQDGNYQLEVRSRIVSVYCHQMNRAGPREYLNVDPQENYSIYYEYRTKQTNSCPPESRDHEYYNDQNSGRSHFSKLRLNITDLRILDNDFEFAETRGQPQKLGSAGDCYNRNGQCPQGDFSINLKNTDFTIRPGTVWTKHGRYSVMKRVSEFDNTSAMRRGFCGGYCGGCYIAPDSGLYLDVL